The Takifugu rubripes chromosome 3, fTakRub1.2, whole genome shotgun sequence genome contains a region encoding:
- the LOC101069958 gene encoding hyaluronidase-1: MAWTEKPSHLHPKPEPKLTLDSLGTHSLSPATLQVFLSLLLLLVAFADLCFAGPAQPARPPLLSGQPFIIFWGILDSSCSGRPDPRSFGMEPEGRVAVFYEDTLGNYPYFVSKDVPVNGGLPQHTRLDTHLQKTQQDLEAALPAPRYLGLGVVRWGEWLPQWSRNRAKQAMYLEESRKLLRTFFPSWSQEEVEKWSKVDFEAAAQSLMMETLREVKRLRPKALWGVSPYPSCYSGDSSQTTLANYTGQCGAAEMALNDELLWLWKRCSALYPLLNLEKVQSGSADARLYLSSQIKEALRVSSLASSAFDLPVFPLVKSFYSSTNTFLSQADLVSTIGESAAMGTAGVVIWEKSETKTERECQDLAEFVTMVLGPYSSNVTTAARLCSASLCQGKGRCVRQNPNSSAYLHLPTPSEAAEKATGKPEEEKATEELEGTTNTAEPDPAEIWKKDFQCQWYKTADGDVSDQLSPKDGAAASVGGEQVDALRSTTASSVAATKAASVSGSPQPSPAAPTDGGPRQVGAPTLTALLLLTAVGLCVEP, encoded by the exons ATGGCGTGGACCGAGAAACCATCGCATCTACACCCAAAGCCAGAGCCAAAACTGACCCTCGACAGTCTCGGGACTCATTCCCTGTCGCCGGCCACCCTGCAggtcttcctctccctcctcctcttgctcgtTGCCTTCGCGGACCTCTGCTTTGCCGGCCCAGCTCAGCCGGCTCGCCCCCCTCTCCTGTCCGGGCAGCCTTTCATCATCTTCTGGGGCATCCTGGATTCCTCCTGCTCCGGTCGGCCAGATCCCAGATCCTTTGGCATGGAACCAGAGGGACGAGTGGCTGTGTTCTATGAGGACACCCTGGGGAACTACCCTTATTTTGTCAGCAAAGACGTACCCGTCAATGGGGGTCTACCGCAGCACACGCGGCTGGACACCCACCTTCAAAAGACACAGCAGGACTTGGAGGCAGCTCTACCTGCCCCGAGGTATCTCGGGCTGGGGGTTGTGCGCTGGGGGGAGTGGCTCCCCCAGTGGTCAAGGAACCGAGCAAAACAGGCAATGTATCTGGAGGAATCGCGGAAGCTACTGAGGACTTTCTTTCCAAGCTGGAgtcaagaggaggtggagaagtgGTCAAAG GTGGACTTTGAGGCAGCGGCGCAGTCATTAATGATGGAGACTCTACGGGAGGTCAAAAGGCTGAGGCCCAAGGCATTATGGGGGGTTTCCCCTTACCCCAGCTGCTACAGCGGCGACTCCTCGCAAACAACTCTGGCTAATTACACCGGTCAGTGCGGCGCCGCCGAGATGGCACTCAACGACGAGCTGCTGTGGTTGTGGAAACGCTGCTCTGCCCTCTACCCTCTCCTCAATCTGGAGAAGGTGCAG AGCGGCAGCGCAGACGCTCGGCTTTATTTGTCCAGTCAGATCAAAGAAGCCCTACGAGTATCGTCTCTGGCCAGCTCGGCCTTTGATCTTCCAGTTTTCCCACTGGTCAAGAGTTTCTACTCCTCGACGAACACCTTCCTGTCACAG GCCGACCTGGTCAGCACTATTGGGGAGAGCGCTGCCATGGGAACAGCGGGAGTCGTCATCTGGGAGAAAAGTGAGACCAAGACAGAG AGGGAATGTCAGGACCTGGCGGAGTTCGTGACTATGGTCTTGGGACCGTACTCCTCCAACGTGACGACGGCCGCTCGGCTCTGCTCGGCCTCTCTGTGCCAGGGAAAGGGTCGATGCGTCCGCCAAAATCCAAATAGCTCCGCCTACCTCCACCTCCCCACGCCCTCCGAGGCGGCGGAGAAGGCGACGGGAAAG ccagaggaggagaaagcgaCCGAGGAGCTGGAAGGCACCACGAATACAGCAGAGCCAGACCCAGCTGAGATCTGGAAGAAGGACTTCCAGTGCCAGTGGTACAAGACCGCAGACGGGGACGTTTCCGACCAGCTTTCCCCCAaagacggagcagctgccagCGTTGGAGGGGAGCAAGTGGACGCGCTGAGGAGCACAACAGCGTCGAGCGTAGCTGCGACAAAAGCTGCCTCTGTGAGCGGAAGTCCTCAGCCTTCGCCGGCAGCACCGACAGACGGGGGTCCGAGACAGGTCGGCGCCCCGACCCTGaccgctctgctgctgctgacggccGTAGGTCTGTGCGTAGAACCTTAA